A genome region from Oryzias latipes chromosome 2, ASM223467v1 includes the following:
- the inha gene encoding inhibin alpha chain has protein sequence MVLCVVVILGPLWIHGVVQACSGEELPKEVVVSCFRERVLESLGLEKPPQTKPRGLRGSGANSGANWETWHMITRGPGSKRGLLDQNQPVPEEETSEMILLPISDSSCSTVDLVTRESGTWLTFPFQPSSTILSSVVTSARFWFFMGEGSSTNSSATLFLLTSAQQLRQAAGAPSRPGSDGWTTYFLDQEMLVSVSEGPFWLRVLCTGCRCDASEPENSPFLHVHVHRGGHARSPREAAVTVPWSPSAIYRLQRPSQERPADGDCQRGGVEISFEELGWDNWIVHPKTVTFYYCHGNCSAADRTTAMLGMSQCCAPVHGSMRSLKVTTTSDGGYSFKLETLPNIIPEECACI, from the exons ATGGTGTTGTGTGTCGTCGTCATTCTGGGTCCTCTTTGGATCCACGGTGTGGTTCAAGCCTGCAGCGGAGAGGAGTTACCTAAAGAGGTGGTGGTGTCCTGCTTCAGGGAACGGGTTCTGGAGAGTCTGGGGCTGGAGAAACCCCCCCAGACAAAACCGCGAGGCCTTCGTGGAAGCGGGGCAAACAGTGGGGCAAACTGGGAGACCTGGCACATGATCACGAGGGGTCCTGGGTCGAAGCGAGGACTGTTGGATCAGAATCAGCCAGTTCCAGAGGAGGAGACATCTGAAATGATTTTGCTGCCAATTTCAG ATTCCTCCTGTTCCACAGTTGACTTAGTCACAAGAGAAAGCGGCACTTGGCTCACGTTTCCCTTCCAGCCTTCATCCACGATCCTGAGCAGCGTGGTCACGTCTGCCCGTTTCTGGTTCTTCATGGGCGAGGGATCATCCACAAACTCATCCGCAACGCTCTTCCTCCTCACGTCAGCCCAGCAGCTCCGCCAAGCAGCGGGAGCTCCGTCCAGGCCCGGCTCAGATGGATGGACCACCTACTTCCTGGATCAGGAGATGCTGGTTTCTGTGTCGGAGGGTCCGTTCTGGCTCCGGGTCCTCTGCACAGGCTGTCGGTGTGACGCGAGTGAGCCGGAAAACTCGCCCTTCCTGCACGTTCACGTTCACCGTGGAGGTCACGCGCGTTCGCCCCGCGAAGCAGCGGTCACTGTCCCCTGGTCGCCGTCCGCCATCTACCGCCTTCAACGGCCGTCTCAGGAGAGGCCGGCGGACGGCGACTGCCAGCGGGGAGGGGTGGAGATCAGCTTCGAGGAGCTGGGCTGGGACAACTGGATCGTCCATCCCAAGACCGTGACCTTCTACTACTGTCACGGGAACTGCTCGGCGGCGGACCGGACCACCGCGATGCTGGGGATGTCTCAATGTTGTGCTCCCGTCCACGGATCGATGAGGTCGCTAAAGGTCACCACCACCTCTGACGGAGGCTACTCCTTCAAATTGGAGACCCTGCCCAACATTATACCCGAGGAGTGCGCGTGtatttga